In the genome of Telopea speciosissima isolate NSW1024214 ecotype Mountain lineage unplaced genomic scaffold, Tspe_v1 Tspe_v1.0072, whole genome shotgun sequence, the window TTGATAAGGTGAATACTCAGCCCATTCAATGTTAGGCATAATGAGTATAGGGACctcaaaaaaatttcttttcgtCCTATGAACTTTAAGGTGTATGAAGTTTCATATTTGACTCTTTGAGCAGAGCGATAGAGACTCCATTTAACTTAGGTTAATCTAGGCCGGAGGCAGACCTACGTCAAGGTAACCCTTCCCTTCTTTGAAACACTTTGGTATTGCTCCTGGATCAGaaggaaaataatgaatcagAGCACATGGAGCCATCTCGTTATTTTTCTGTCAAGAAAAAATATGGCGGACTAACTGATATTTATATCAGTTGATGAAAAAGcccaatgcaaaaaaaaaatgcatgttGGGTCTTTGAAACAGTTCGAATCATTTCGATAATAATCAGTTTGATCTGTTTTACCGAGAAGGTCTACGGTTCGAGTCCGTATAGCCCTATCTAAATCTAATTTAGAATAATCAAATTCTAAATTAGAATAATTGAGATTTCAATTGaattaatttaaataataattaaataaataaaaaaattgaaatataataaatataaataactataaaaataaaattataaaataaaaatttaaaatatttaaatctaTAGAAAATATATAGATAGAATTCGAAATTCAAAgataaactaaagaaaaaaatgcaattcCAATTAtcttatttgattattaaattttatttcaatttaattgGAATTCCTTTATatttagttttttagtttattgtttagaaaatattttatttgtatgAAAACGAGAGAGTTTTATTTGTATAAGAACATGTCTATACCATATCAAAAAAATCGAAGTAAGTGTAAATAGGATTCCTTTCGATGAATCTTGAAACAAGACAGGACCGCAGCAAACAAACGAAACTTGGTGGTTCGATCAAAAGTCATTGTTGTCTCGACTAAGCAGTTATGAATAAATTGACATTTCCAACTCGAATGGACTAATCCGGTATATTTTCCACATTCCTAGGAGTGCTTCTATGTTTCTGCTTCACGAATATGATATTTTCTGGGCATTTCTAATAATATCAAGTGTTATTCCCATTTTGGCATTTCTAATTTCCGGAATTTTGGCCCCGATTAGCGAAGGACCAGAGAAACTTTCTAGTTATGAATCGGGTATAGAACCAATGGGCGATGCTTGGTTACAATTCCGAATCCGTTATTATATGTTTGCTctagtttttgttgtttttgatgTTGAAACGGTTTTTCTTTATCCATGGGCGATGAGTTTCGATGTATTGGGTCTATCTGTATTTATAGAAGCTTTAATTTTCGTGCTTATCCTAATTGTAGGTTCAGTTTATGCATGGCGAAAGGGGGCATTGGAATGGTCTTAGCTCCTGAATATTcagataataaaaagaaaaaagaagaaaaaaatgacatTGAGACAGTTATGAATTCCATTGAGTTTCCGTTACTTGATCGGACAACCCAAAATTCAGTTATTTCAACTACATCGAATGATCTTTCAAATTGGTCAAGACTCTCCAGTTTATGGCCGCTTCTCTATGGTACCAGTTGTTGCTTTATTGAATTTGCTTCATTAATAGGCTCACGATTCGACTTTGATCGTTATGGACTGGTACCAAGATCGAGTCCTAGACAAGCGGATCTCATTTTAACAGCCGGCACGGTAACAATGAAAATGGCCCCTTCCTTAGTGAGATTATATGAGCAAATGCCTGAACCAAAATATGTCATTGCTATGGGAGCCTGTACTATTACGGGAGGGATGTTCAGTACCGATTCTTATAGTACTGTTCGGGGAGTCGATAAGCTAATTCCTGTGGATGTCTATTTGCCGGGCTGCCCACCTAAACCAGAAGCAGTTTTTGATGCTATAACAAAACTTCGTAAGAAGGTATCTCGAGAAATCTATAAAGATAGAATTGGGCCTCAACAGAAGAATCGATGTTTTACTACCAATCACAAGTTTCATCTTGGACGCAGTATTCATACTGGaaattatgatcaagggttaCTCTATCAATCGCCATCTATTTCAGAGATCCCTTCTGAAACTGAAACATTTTTCAAATACAAAAGTTCAGTATCTTCCCACGAATTAGTGAATTAGGCACGATGCTTCTGTGCAGAAGAACAAACTGCGGCTCAATTTTTCATAAATTTCATCGTAAATGTGAAATACTTAATAAAAAATGCGGGAGAAATCAAAAAGATGCAGGGTCCTTTGTCTGCCTGGCTAGTCAAGCATGGGCTAGTTCATAGATCTTTGGGCTTCGATTACCAAGGAATAGAGACTTTACAAATAAAGCCCGAGGATTGGCACTCCATTGCTGTCATTTCATATGCATATGGTTACAATTATCTACGTTCTCAATGTGCCTATGATGTAGCACCAGGCGGACCGTTAGCTAGTGTATATCATCTTACGAGAATACAGTATGGTGTGGATCAACCAGAAGAGATATGTATAAAAGTTTTTGCCTCAAGGAGGAATCCTAGAATTCCGTCTGTTTTCTGGATTTGGAAAAGTGCGGATTTTCAAGAACGGGAATCTTATGATATGTTGGGAATCTCTTATGATAATCATCCACGCCTGAAACGAATCTTGATGCCTGAAAGTTGGATAGGATGGCCCCTACGTAAGGATTATATTGCCCCCAATTTCTATGAAATACAAGACGCTCATTGAATGATAAAAAACTAATCTTCACTTCTACGACTCCATATATTAAAGGAAGATTTTGAAGTTTCTAGATCAAATCTAGATCAAACATAGTAAGTGTACGTAATTGGACTCTCATTCGGGAtgggctaaaaaaaaaaaaaaagatctttatTTATATTCCCCAATTTGGAagatatttatttcattttaatttagGATGAGCTAAGCCAATAAGATAGGATGAACCAAAAGAGTTCTGCATCATGAACTTTGTATCGCGCACATTATTTAGAGGGCGCTAGAAAGTCACCTAGACGGAAGTGAAGAAATAGAATATGTAAATACAAAGAAATGAAGGATGATCGGATTCTATTTGTACTGTATCTGAAATGAATCTTGTCTATTCCTATCCTTCAACTCCTCTAAAGGTTTTTCAACCAACTAACTTAACTTTTCGTTCGGATATGTATGAAGTATTAACATTGTATAGTATaaatgaacaaaaaagaaagaagaggaaacagaaTCTAATTCTTTTCTTTACCGATTATATACTCTTTACCCATCTACTATACTATAGACTATGGGGAGACTATAGGGATATATCTCTAGATACCCAGACGGATAAATATGTAGCATAATCATGACTATTAACGAATATGTATGCCGATCCATATCAATGAATTTGTATGAGTATCTATTCCTAATTCtagaaattaaccatgtgcCAGGAACCAGATTTGAACTGGTGACACATGTAGTGTTTTCATATGATATCCGCGCCTCCTCTCGATTTGTAATTCAATACACAAATCAATTGGGTCTGTGAGGCTAGCTATATGCTGTGTAGTATCAACGATTTCCACAGAAGGCGGTGAGATGATGTCTTGAGCAGTTACGTATCCAGGACCCCTGACGCAAATAGATGCGTTGCGAGTTCCATACAGATTActtctcaaaaaaaattttttaaaaaaaaaaaaaaattatttttttttttttaaaaaacactctttttttaatattttttttttttttttttttttttttttttttttttttttttttttttttttttccccccccccccccccccccctttcttttttttttttttttttttttttttttccaaaaaaagagACAGAATAAAACGTCCATAATAAAGACGCTTACTGTCTGCTCTTGATTCAACACACTTCCACTCTAGTGTACGAGTAGATACTGCTACTTCCTCTCGAACCATAGTAATCTTATTTGATCAAATCATTGAATCGTTTCTTTCTCTTGAAATATCTTCAGTTCCTATTTTTACACACGTCTTTTTTTAGGAGGTCTACACCCATTATGTGGCATAGGGGTTACGTCCCGTACGAAACTTAATAGTATACCACTTCTACGAATGGCTCGTAATGCTGCATCTCTTCCGAGACCTGGACCCTTTATCATGACTTCTGCTCGTTGCATACCCTGATCCACTACTGTACGAATAGCTTTTCCTGCTGCGGTTTGAGCAGCAAAAGGTGTTCCTCTTCTTGTGCCCTTAAATCCACAAGCACCGGCGGAGGACCAAGAAACCACTCGACCTCCTACATCTGTAACAGTCACAATGGTATTGTTGAAACTTGCTTGAACATGAATAACTCCCTTTGGTATTCTACGTCCATTCTTACGTGAACCAATACGTCCATTCTTACGTGAACCAATTCTTGGTATAGGTTTTACCATATTTTATCATCTCATAAATATGAGTCAGAGATATACGGATATATCCATTTCATGTCAAAACAGATCCTTTATTTGTACATCGGGTCCTTTAGAGagtccctttttttattttagaaagaTTATCCTTGTCTTTGTTTATGTCTTGGGTTGGAACAAATTACTATAATTCGTCCCCGCCTACGGATCAGTCGACATTTTTCACAAATTTTACGAACAGAAGCCCTTATTTTCATATTTGTCATTCCTTACCTTAATTTCGAATTTACTCCTTGGAAAAAAATAAGTCTCTTGAAATTTTGAACCGCGAGTTGTATCCCTATGAAAAAAAGGTATGTTGAAAAAAGCACCTAA includes:
- the LOC122647538 gene encoding 30S ribosomal protein S11, chloroplastic; amino-acid sequence: MVKPIPRIGSRKNGRIGSRKNGRRIPKGVIHVQASFNNTIVTVTDVGGRVVSWSSAGACGFKGTRRGTPFAAQTAAGKAIRTVVDQGMQRAEVMIKGPGLGRDAALRAIRRSGILLSFVRDVTPMPHNGCRPPKKRRV
- the LOC122647542 gene encoding NAD(P)H-quinone oxidoreductase subunit K, chloroplastic-like, with translation MGDEFRCIGSICIYRSFNFRAYPNCRFSLCMAKGGIGMVLAPEYSDNKKKKEEKNDIETVMNSIEFPLLDRTTQNSVISTTSNDLSNWSRLSSLWPLLYGTSCCFIEFASLIGSRFDFDRYGLVPRSSPRQADLILTAGTVTMKMAPSLVRLYEQMPEPKYVIAMGACTITGGMFSTDSYSTVRGVDKLIPVDVYLPGCPPKPEAVFDAITKLRKKVSREIYKDRIGPQQKNRSPGGPLASVYHLTRIQYGVDQPEEICIKVFASRRNPRIPSVFWIWKSADFQERESYDMLGISYDNHPRLKRILMPESWIGWPLRKDYIAPNFYEIQDAH